From one Haloferax marinisediminis genomic stretch:
- a CDS encoding VIT1/CCC1 transporter family protein → MSPRRVVALLQQDSVRAISRRYLVSNGFDGALTCIGLVIGAFLTGVTDGTTVVKIGVGAAIGLTTSGVWSVWEIERAEKLAELERLEAAMLTDLHGTVVERDKAAARVINAAASGLGPLVSIVVPLLPFLAVGSLFTMLTATATSVALGTAILFGFGSYMGSISGQRWYIAGFRMALAGVAVAAVNLLFGG, encoded by the coding sequence GTGAGCCCGCGCCGCGTCGTCGCGCTGCTCCAGCAAGACAGTGTTCGTGCTATCTCCCGTCGGTACCTCGTCTCGAACGGATTCGACGGCGCGTTGACCTGCATCGGTCTCGTCATCGGCGCGTTTCTCACCGGCGTCACCGACGGGACGACAGTGGTCAAAATCGGTGTCGGCGCTGCAATCGGTCTCACCACGTCTGGCGTCTGGAGCGTCTGGGAGATCGAACGGGCCGAGAAGTTAGCCGAACTCGAACGTCTCGAAGCGGCGATGCTGACCGACCTGCACGGGACTGTCGTCGAACGCGACAAAGCCGCTGCGAGAGTCATCAACGCCGCCGCGAGCGGACTCGGCCCACTCGTCAGCATCGTCGTTCCACTCCTCCCGTTTCTCGCCGTCGGGTCGCTGTTCACGATGCTGACCGCGACAGCCACTTCCGTCGCACTCGGGACGGCCATTTTGTTCGGATTCGGTTCGTACATGGGGTCAATCTCCGGCCAGCGATGGTACATCGCCGGCTTTCGCATGGCGCTCGCGGGCGTCGCCGTGGCCGCCGTGAATCTGTTGTTTGGTGGGTAG
- a CDS encoding DUF211 domain-containing protein: MPPIRRLVLDVMKPHEPSTVEFARKVAAAAGVDGVNALLLETDREVQNIRLVVEGDSIDVNEVEKRITNLGGTVHSIDEVIAGDEMVESRDVPQDWLPP, encoded by the coding sequence ATGCCACCGATTCGCCGTCTCGTCCTCGACGTGATGAAGCCACACGAACCGTCGACGGTCGAGTTCGCTCGGAAGGTCGCGGCCGCGGCCGGCGTCGACGGAGTGAACGCCTTGCTTCTCGAAACCGACCGTGAGGTGCAGAACATCAGACTCGTCGTCGAGGGGGACTCCATCGACGTGAACGAAGTCGAAAAGAGAATCACGAACCTCGGCGGGACCGTTCACTCCATCGACGAAGTGATCGCTGGCGACGAGATGGTCGAATCACGAGACGTGCCACAGGACTGGCTTCCGCCGTGA
- a CDS encoding class-III pyridoxal-phosphate-dependent aminotransferase: MDRETVVPHVDSMPGERAKEWVSYHQEHAAPSTYVYDFVWDITSEAEGPFCTDVDGNVLLDFTSHVAAAPLGYNNPKILDRMAEFDLVDPTKIAGQDFYVSDGSAPGEEQFPGPAALMDKLTDLTSHYGMDTVFLSNSGAEAVENAIKICYDNSDGGKYGITFEGAFHGRTLGALSLNRSKSVYRHNFPELSGIVDVPFCDDRSCSPETCSCGFFPDPESAASKLRQKLHPKKGHIDASDVAYVIVEPIQGEGGYRFPSDAFSEELAAVVDDYDLTLIADEIQSGVGRTGEMWGADHYPMEPDVITGAKGLRVGATISKKDIFPEEKSRLSSTWGAGDILASMQGVFTLEAIEDYDLLDNAVARGRQFTETMRDDAPDTVVDVRGKGLLLAVEFDTNERRNAVQEAALKRGLLTLSCGYKVLRILPPLDVTEREIDIGANMLLDAIEDVS; encoded by the coding sequence ATGGACCGAGAGACGGTGGTTCCCCACGTCGATTCGATGCCCGGCGAACGGGCCAAAGAGTGGGTCTCGTACCACCAGGAACACGCCGCACCGAGTACGTACGTCTACGATTTCGTCTGGGACATCACCAGCGAGGCCGAAGGACCGTTCTGTACTGACGTGGATGGCAACGTCCTCCTCGACTTCACCAGTCACGTCGCTGCCGCCCCCCTCGGTTACAACAACCCGAAGATTCTCGACCGGATGGCCGAGTTCGACCTCGTCGACCCGACCAAAATCGCCGGACAGGACTTCTACGTCAGCGACGGGTCGGCACCCGGCGAAGAGCAGTTCCCCGGTCCCGCCGCGCTCATGGACAAACTGACGGACCTCACGAGTCACTACGGGATGGATACGGTGTTCCTCTCGAACTCGGGTGCTGAGGCCGTCGAGAACGCCATCAAAATCTGCTACGACAACTCCGATGGCGGGAAGTACGGTATCACCTTCGAGGGTGCCTTCCACGGCCGGACACTCGGCGCGCTCTCGCTCAACCGCTCGAAGTCCGTCTATCGCCACAACTTCCCCGAACTCTCGGGCATCGTCGACGTCCCCTTCTGTGACGACCGGTCGTGTTCCCCCGAGACGTGTTCGTGTGGATTCTTCCCCGACCCCGAATCTGCTGCGTCGAAACTCCGGCAGAAACTCCACCCCAAGAAGGGCCACATCGACGCCTCCGACGTCGCCTACGTCATCGTCGAACCGATACAGGGCGAAGGTGGCTACCGCTTCCCCTCCGACGCCTTCTCCGAGGAACTCGCGGCCGTCGTCGACGACTACGACCTGACGCTCATCGCCGACGAGATTCAATCCGGCGTGGGCCGAACCGGCGAGATGTGGGGTGCAGACCACTACCCGATGGAACCTGACGTTATCACTGGTGCGAAGGGTCTCCGCGTCGGTGCGACCATCTCGAAGAAGGATATCTTCCCCGAAGAGAAGAGTCGCCTCTCGTCGACGTGGGGTGCCGGCGACATTCTGGCGTCGATGCAGGGTGTGTTCACCCTCGAAGCCATCGAGGACTACGACCTGCTGGACAACGCCGTCGCCCGTGGCCGGCAGTTCACAGAGACGATGCGCGACGACGCCCCCGACACCGTCGTGGACGTGCGCGGGAAGGGTCTCCTCCTCGCCGTCGAGTTCGACACCAACGAACGCCGGAACGCCGTGCAGGAAGCAGCGCTCAAACGCGGCCTCCTCACGCTCTCGTGTGGCTACAAAGTCCTCCGTATCCTCCCACCGCTCGACGTGACCGAGCGAGAAATCGACATCGGCGCGAACATGCTCCTCGACGCCATCGAGGACGTGTCGTAA
- the folD gene encoding bifunctional methylenetetrahydrofolate dehydrogenase/methenyltetrahydrofolate cyclohydrolase FolD: MTTIIDGNAVAEEIRSGLTDAIDTLEDAGVKPGLATVLMSDDPASQTYVSMKQRDCEEVGIEAFDYELDPETPADELYSLIDDLNADDDVHGILVQMPVPDHVDDRTVLRRIDPAKDADGFHPENVGRLVAGDARFKPCTPHGIQKLLAAADVETEGADVVIVGRSDIVGKPMANLLVQKADDGNATVTVCHSRTKDLAAKTRQADVVIAAVGVPELITGDMLSEGAVVIDVGVNRVDADNEKGYKLVGDVEFESAKEKASAITPVPGGVGPMTRAMLLWNTVKAAAEAEGVDVDLP; the protein is encoded by the coding sequence ATGACGACCATCATCGACGGGAACGCCGTCGCCGAGGAGATTCGGTCCGGCCTGACCGACGCCATCGACACCCTCGAAGACGCCGGCGTGAAGCCGGGACTCGCGACAGTGCTGATGAGCGACGACCCCGCCAGCCAGACGTACGTCTCGATGAAACAGCGCGACTGCGAAGAAGTCGGTATCGAGGCGTTCGACTACGAACTCGACCCCGAGACCCCCGCAGACGAACTCTACTCGCTCATCGACGACCTGAACGCCGACGACGACGTACACGGCATCCTCGTCCAGATGCCGGTCCCGGACCACGTCGACGACCGAACCGTCCTCCGCCGTATCGACCCTGCCAAAGACGCAGACGGCTTCCACCCCGAGAACGTGGGTCGCCTCGTCGCCGGCGATGCACGCTTCAAGCCCTGCACGCCGCACGGAATCCAGAAGCTCCTCGCCGCCGCAGACGTCGAGACCGAGGGTGCCGACGTGGTCATCGTCGGTCGCTCGGACATCGTCGGCAAGCCGATGGCGAACCTCCTCGTCCAGAAGGCCGACGACGGCAACGCCACGGTCACGGTGTGCCACTCTCGGACGAAAGACCTCGCCGCGAAGACCCGCCAAGCAGACGTCGTCATCGCCGCCGTTGGCGTCCCTGAACTCATCACGGGTGACATGCTCTCCGAAGGAGCGGTCGTCATCGACGTCGGTGTCAACCGCGTCGACGCAGACAACGAGAAGGGCTACAAACTCGTCGGCGACGTGGAGTTCGAGTCGGCGAAAGAGAAGGCGAGCGCAATCACGCCCGTCCCCGGCGGCGTCGGCCCGATGACGCGCGCGATGCTCCTCTGGAACACGGTCAAAGCGGCCGCAGAAGCCGAAGGCGTGGACGTCGACCTCCCCTGA
- a CDS encoding DUF7385 family protein, with translation MTAGFDVHEVRHRVKLLRDDGDTMLVENRRDVACPACGDAFSQLLISERPAHSFDIDAGTRFCVRREEERLLIATHE, from the coding sequence ATGACTGCCGGGTTCGACGTCCACGAGGTTCGACACCGTGTGAAGCTGCTCCGCGACGATGGGGACACGATGCTCGTCGAAAACCGCAGGGACGTGGCCTGTCCCGCCTGCGGTGACGCCTTCTCACAACTACTCATCTCGGAGCGCCCGGCGCACAGTTTCGACATCGACGCCGGGACGCGGTTTTGTGTTCGCCGCGAAGAAGAGCGGCTGCTCATCGCGACACACGAGTGA
- a CDS encoding NUDIX domain-containing protein, with protein sequence MEKQMGTPPGIDGEWTVDSDGVVQRRNRRSLDADTFERIATRIRDGLDWGVAGLSERDGSVLLVRQDGRWVLPGGGVESGETKTEALVREMREETGLDATVGPLRVVTEQTFTHEDDHATFHFAIYDVAVEGELTDDPGLEDETVTDVSWVETLPEDTLDRALLRYLLDR encoded by the coding sequence ATGGAAAAACAGATGGGCACACCACCCGGCATCGATGGAGAGTGGACCGTCGATAGCGACGGTGTCGTCCAGCGGCGTAACCGTCGGTCGCTCGACGCCGACACGTTCGAACGCATCGCCACGCGCATTCGCGACGGCCTCGACTGGGGTGTCGCCGGACTCTCCGAACGAGACGGTTCAGTCCTCCTCGTTCGACAGGATGGACGGTGGGTCTTGCCCGGTGGTGGTGTCGAGTCGGGAGAGACCAAGACAGAAGCACTCGTCCGCGAGATGCGAGAAGAGACCGGGCTCGACGCGACGGTCGGCCCGCTTCGCGTCGTCACGGAACAGACGTTCACCCACGAAGACGACCACGCGACGTTCCACTTCGCCATCTACGACGTCGCCGTCGAAGGCGAACTCACCGACGACCCGGGGCTCGAAGACGAGACGGTGACGGACGTGTCGTGGGTCGAGACGCTCCCCGAGGACACACTCGACCGGGCGTTGCTTCGGTACCTCCTCGACCGCTGA
- the glyA gene encoding serine hydroxymethyltransferase → MDYSHVRDVDPAVADALEGEVERQRDTLAMIASENHVSEAVLEAQGSALTNKYAEGYPGKRYYAGCEFADDVETLAIDRAKELWGAEHVNVQPHSGTQANMGVYLAMLEPGDKILSLDLTHGGHLSHGHPANFTGKLYDVEQYEVDAETGYIDYEQLAEKAESFEPDIIVSGYSAYPRAVEWETIQEVADAVDALHLADIAHITGLVAAGVHPSPVGIADFVTGSTHKTVRAGRGGIIMCKEEYASKIDSAVFPGAQGGPLMHNIAGKAVGFKEALQPEFKEYAQQVVDNAKALAETFQEHGLSVVSGGTDTHLILVDLRDSHPDLTGGEAEEALEATGIVLNANTVPGETRSAFNPSGIRAGTPGLTTRGFGEDEMREVGELIVKVVNNPEDDDVLADVSDSVQELCDAHPLYE, encoded by the coding sequence ATGGACTACAGCCACGTCCGCGACGTCGACCCCGCTGTGGCAGACGCCCTCGAAGGTGAGGTCGAACGCCAGCGCGACACGCTCGCGATGATTGCCTCGGAGAACCACGTCAGCGAAGCGGTCCTCGAAGCACAGGGGAGCGCGCTGACCAACAAGTACGCCGAAGGCTATCCCGGCAAGCGCTACTACGCTGGTTGTGAGTTCGCCGACGACGTAGAGACCCTCGCCATCGACCGCGCCAAAGAACTTTGGGGCGCCGAACACGTCAACGTCCAGCCGCACTCCGGCACGCAGGCGAACATGGGCGTCTACCTCGCGATGCTCGAACCGGGCGACAAGATTCTCTCGCTCGACCTGACCCACGGTGGTCATCTGAGTCACGGTCACCCCGCGAACTTCACGGGGAAACTCTACGACGTCGAGCAGTACGAAGTCGACGCCGAGACTGGCTACATCGACTACGAGCAGTTGGCAGAGAAGGCCGAGTCGTTCGAACCGGACATCATCGTCTCCGGCTACTCCGCGTACCCACGCGCCGTCGAGTGGGAGACGATTCAGGAGGTCGCCGACGCCGTCGATGCACTCCACCTCGCGGACATCGCTCACATCACGGGCCTCGTCGCCGCAGGTGTGCACCCGTCGCCGGTCGGCATCGCCGACTTCGTCACGGGGTCGACACACAAGACCGTCCGCGCTGGCCGCGGTGGCATCATCATGTGCAAAGAAGAGTACGCCTCGAAAATCGACAGCGCCGTCTTCCCCGGCGCACAGGGCGGCCCCCTCATGCACAACATCGCCGGCAAGGCCGTCGGCTTCAAGGAGGCACTCCAGCCCGAGTTCAAGGAGTACGCCCAGCAGGTCGTCGACAACGCGAAAGCGCTCGCGGAGACGTTCCAAGAACACGGCCTCAGCGTCGTCTCTGGCGGCACCGACACCCACCTCATCCTCGTGGACCTTCGTGACTCGCACCCGGACCTCACCGGTGGCGAAGCCGAAGAGGCCCTCGAAGCGACGGGCATCGTCCTCAACGCGAACACCGTCCCCGGTGAGACGCGCTCGGCGTTCAACCCGAGTGGCATCCGCGCCGGCACGCCCGGCCTCACGACGCGTGGCTTCGGCGAAGACGAGATGCGCGAAGTCGGCGAACTCATCGTGAAAGTCGTCAACAACCCCGAAGACGACGACGTGCTCGCAGACGTCTCTGACAGCGTTCAGGAACTCTGCGACGCACACCCGCTGTACGAGTAA
- a CDS encoding YcaO-like family protein — protein MNIGLVGSGPAAESIRAACTDIDATVTEPAPEALDGFDLGFVVAPVGNDAFDAADAAAGRWIAVEIGGVGGHAISDIDAAVSAFDDAGANFSDLRARVASTTESSGRPSGDRAAVRLAGAIAGRRGISLLSGDDIAGTVVEVPGRERSFLPTPSPTDRDRTVRRDFRAVELDDALSRAELAVDERVGIITQVGERESFPLPYYMAQTADTTVYSDTRAAELAGGAAAGWDEAYMKALGEALERYSAGVYRSSEFAVAPAASRPSAIPPSRFVRPDSYRDPDPNEPIQWVEGEHLATGKTVSLPAEFVHYPPPNERHKPSITTGLGLGNSGTEAMLSGLYETVERDATMLAWYSTFEPLGLDVSDETFETLAARARSEDLDVTALLVTQDVDVPVVAVAVHRDDEWPKFAMGSGADLDANSAARSALAEALQNWTELRAMGPEQAATQGGAIATYADFPDAAEAFVTPDATIPADSVGPDEIPEGDAALDAVVERVADAGLDAYAARTTPKDVEQLGFEAVRVLIPEAQPLFIGEPYFAERADSVPRELGFEPRLDREFHPFP, from the coding sequence ATGAACATCGGACTCGTCGGGAGCGGTCCCGCCGCCGAGTCGATTCGCGCGGCCTGTACCGATATCGACGCGACAGTAACCGAACCGGCCCCTGAAGCGCTCGATGGGTTCGACCTCGGGTTCGTCGTGGCACCGGTCGGAAACGATGCGTTCGACGCGGCTGACGCTGCCGCAGGGCGCTGGATTGCGGTCGAAATTGGTGGCGTGGGCGGGCACGCCATCTCGGACATCGACGCCGCCGTGTCGGCGTTCGACGACGCGGGCGCCAACTTCTCGGACCTCCGCGCCCGCGTCGCATCCACCACCGAGTCGTCTGGTCGTCCATCGGGTGACCGTGCCGCGGTTCGCCTCGCCGGGGCAATCGCCGGTCGGCGCGGCATCTCGCTGCTCTCTGGTGACGACATCGCAGGCACTGTCGTCGAAGTGCCCGGTCGAGAACGGTCGTTCCTCCCAACACCATCACCGACGGACCGTGACCGGACGGTTCGCCGCGACTTTCGCGCCGTCGAGTTAGACGACGCACTCTCGCGGGCCGAGTTGGCAGTCGACGAGCGCGTCGGAATAATCACACAGGTCGGCGAGCGCGAGTCGTTCCCGCTGCCGTACTACATGGCACAGACTGCCGATACGACGGTGTACTCTGACACTCGCGCAGCAGAACTCGCCGGTGGTGCGGCAGCAGGGTGGGACGAGGCGTACATGAAGGCACTGGGCGAGGCGCTCGAACGCTACTCGGCCGGCGTCTATCGGTCGAGCGAGTTCGCAGTCGCACCCGCGGCCTCCCGTCCGAGTGCTATCCCACCGAGTCGGTTCGTCAGACCGGATTCGTACCGCGACCCAGACCCGAACGAACCGATTCAGTGGGTCGAAGGCGAGCACCTCGCGACAGGAAAGACAGTTTCGCTCCCCGCGGAGTTCGTCCACTACCCACCACCGAACGAGCGGCACAAACCGTCGATTACGACGGGACTCGGCCTCGGGAACTCCGGAACCGAGGCGATGCTCTCCGGCCTGTACGAGACGGTCGAACGCGACGCCACGATGCTCGCGTGGTACTCGACGTTCGAGCCACTCGGGCTCGACGTGTCCGACGAGACGTTCGAGACGTTGGCCGCGCGGGCGCGGTCGGAAGACTTGGACGTGACGGCGCTGTTGGTGACGCAGGACGTCGACGTGCCGGTCGTCGCCGTCGCGGTCCACCGCGACGACGAGTGGCCGAAGTTCGCCATGGGCTCCGGTGCAGACCTCGACGCCAACAGCGCTGCTCGGTCGGCACTCGCCGAGGCGCTCCAGAACTGGACGGAACTCAGAGCGATGGGCCCTGAACAGGCAGCGACGCAGGGAGGTGCGATTGCAACCTACGCAGATTTCCCCGACGCGGCCGAGGCGTTCGTCACCCCCGACGCGACCATTCCCGCCGACTCAGTCGGTCCCGACGAGATTCCCGAGGGAGACGCAGCACTCGACGCTGTCGTCGAACGCGTCGCCGACGCTGGCCTCGACGCCTACGCCGCACGCACCACGCCGAAAGACGTCGAGCAACTGGGATTCGAGGCTGTCCGCGTACTGATTCCTGAGGCACAACCACTGTTCATCGGCGAACCGTACTTTGCCGAGCGTGCCGACTCCGTCCCGCGCGAGCTCGGCTTCGAACCACGTCTCGACCGCGAGTTCCATCCATTCCCCTAA
- the tbsP gene encoding transcriptional regulator TbsP translates to MAIRSNLLAEGVEDIIESVLSSTEDEVLVANPTAEVIEGLVTVATEIGSGLPQIRLVAEEGVLKEVMDDFIVAANAANLVAEDVLSMRTARDEVENTLFVTPNSVVALVGAGGKVAGLVTDDDDFVQTALDAHRAHWEDAPEFKLRTPALSRVRETLSEDIGESTLDDFDAVLASLTSARGDGDGLDEVTISLLVAARNEVLLYDISKWGEDVGIASKATFSRTKTKLEELGLIDTEKVPIDVGRPRLRLKLGDDQLVDADVDELADVAQRLLEA, encoded by the coding sequence ATGGCTATTCGTTCTAATCTACTCGCTGAGGGGGTAGAGGATATCATCGAATCCGTTCTCTCGTCGACCGAAGACGAAGTTTTAGTCGCGAACCCAACCGCCGAAGTAATCGAGGGTCTGGTGACCGTCGCGACGGAGATCGGGTCGGGACTGCCGCAGATTCGTCTCGTCGCCGAAGAGGGTGTGTTGAAAGAGGTCATGGACGACTTCATCGTCGCCGCCAACGCAGCGAACCTCGTCGCTGAAGACGTCCTCTCGATGCGCACCGCGCGTGACGAAGTCGAGAACACACTGTTCGTCACACCCAACTCCGTCGTCGCCCTCGTCGGCGCGGGTGGAAAGGTCGCTGGCCTCGTCACCGACGACGACGACTTCGTCCAGACGGCGCTCGACGCACACCGCGCACACTGGGAAGACGCACCCGAGTTCAAACTCCGCACGCCGGCGCTCTCCCGTGTCCGCGAGACGCTCTCTGAAGACATCGGCGAATCGACGCTCGACGACTTCGACGCAGTGCTCGCGTCGCTCACCTCCGCGCGTGGTGACGGCGACGGCCTCGACGAAGTGACCATCTCGCTTCTCGTCGCCGCCCGGAACGAAGTCCTCCTCTACGACATCTCCAAGTGGGGCGAAGACGTGGGCATCGCGAGCAAGGCGACGTTCTCGCGGACGAAGACGAAACTCGAAGAACTCGGTCTCATCGACACCGAGAAGGTGCCAATCGACGTGGGTCGCCCGCGCCTCCGTCTGAAGCTCGGCGACGACCAGCTCGTCGACGCCGACGTCGACGAACTCGCCGACGTCGCACAGCGTCTCCTCGAAGCGTAA
- a CDS encoding DUF7117 family protein, with translation MEIRGERECKECGRQWSYYETGSVSCPYCGSLRSVGVGDRERHTAGQAVLDLSEHRAAVANGTFRDAAPALKSDLRAYIRKTGYIHGGELLPLDDTSLAAHELLHAVDVVARSNRPTDDEQLFVLDLLREADEGIRPDMKEVPKSLTDARGLGYANAIEAYHDDLTKWLDDHPDPEARTTLETLSNHLKRVDALEGDISLNESEALVGVARDIYTYLTDDDLDALASARDQLSALF, from the coding sequence ATGGAGATACGCGGCGAGCGAGAGTGCAAGGAGTGTGGCCGGCAGTGGTCGTACTACGAGACCGGGAGCGTCTCGTGTCCGTACTGCGGAAGCCTCCGGAGCGTCGGTGTCGGCGACAGGGAACGACACACCGCTGGGCAGGCGGTGCTGGACCTCTCGGAACATCGAGCAGCGGTCGCAAACGGGACGTTCCGTGACGCCGCACCAGCGCTGAAATCAGACCTCCGGGCGTACATTCGAAAGACAGGGTACATCCACGGTGGCGAACTCCTCCCGCTCGACGACACCTCGCTCGCCGCCCACGAACTGCTTCACGCCGTCGACGTGGTTGCACGGTCGAATCGACCGACCGACGACGAACAGCTCTTCGTCCTCGACTTACTTCGTGAGGCCGACGAGGGCATCCGCCCCGATATGAAGGAGGTACCGAAGTCACTCACCGACGCTCGTGGACTTGGCTACGCGAACGCAATCGAGGCGTACCACGACGACCTGACGAAGTGGCTCGACGACCACCCCGACCCGGAGGCACGAACTACGCTCGAAACACTCTCGAACCACCTCAAACGAGTCGATGCACTCGAAGGTGATATCTCGCTGAACGAGTCCGAAGCCCTCGTCGGCGTCGCTCGCGACATCTACACCTACCTCACGGACGACGACCTCGACGCACTCGCCTCGGCACGTGACCAACTCTCGGCGCTCTTCTGA
- a CDS encoding AI-2E family transporter, whose amino-acid sequence MWWAVAAALAGAFVYVIYSFIGTFVFGLFIYYATRPIYRRIRRRVRPPSLAATVALFALALPALGLMAYAATIALREFVSYANRVSADEAPIDLRAYGIDPEFVRDVATPQALLEYDFATLLTPSAVSSVSDSLSVAASTFTFLGIGAIHLFIMIAFAFYLLRDDYKLSRWVRSMFADDQGILESYFRAVDRDFNNIFFGNILNAVLTGTIGVIAYSMLNVFAPAGVAIPAPALVGLLAGAASLIPVVGMKLVYVPVAIYMGGQVFLTNPPALWFVLLFAAVSFVIVDTIPDLVLRPYVSGRSLHVGAVMIAYTFGPLMFGWYGIFLMPMILVLLVNFARLVLPELLAGKPIRPYTVDPAYLVDGPAAKQDGNGVDTQGDADRPEGRQEGQEDEFDVPPFPERDGERPSRDSRSPPDVSPDG is encoded by the coding sequence ATGTGGTGGGCCGTCGCAGCCGCTCTCGCCGGCGCGTTCGTCTACGTCATCTACTCGTTCATCGGGACGTTCGTCTTTGGCCTCTTCATCTACTACGCGACACGGCCAATATACCGTCGCATCCGGCGACGGGTTCGCCCACCGAGTCTCGCTGCGACTGTCGCCCTGTTCGCCCTTGCACTGCCGGCGCTCGGCCTCATGGCCTACGCTGCGACGATTGCTCTCCGAGAATTCGTGAGTTACGCCAATCGGGTGTCTGCTGACGAGGCGCCGATTGACCTCCGCGCGTACGGAATCGACCCGGAGTTTGTCAGAGACGTCGCGACTCCACAGGCGCTCTTGGAGTACGACTTCGCGACACTGCTCACACCGAGTGCCGTCTCGTCTGTGTCGGACTCGCTCAGCGTCGCCGCCAGTACGTTCACCTTCCTCGGTATCGGCGCAATCCACCTGTTCATCATGATTGCGTTCGCCTTCTACCTGCTTCGTGACGACTACAAGCTGAGTCGCTGGGTCCGGTCGATGTTCGCTGACGACCAGGGCATCCTCGAATCGTACTTCCGTGCCGTCGATCGTGATTTCAACAACATCTTCTTCGGCAACATCCTCAACGCGGTTCTCACCGGTACCATCGGTGTCATCGCGTACTCGATGTTGAACGTCTTCGCGCCGGCAGGTGTGGCAATTCCTGCACCGGCACTGGTCGGCCTCCTCGCCGGTGCCGCGAGTCTCATCCCGGTGGTCGGGATGAAACTCGTCTACGTTCCCGTCGCGATATACATGGGTGGGCAGGTCTTCCTCACGAACCCACCGGCACTGTGGTTCGTCCTCCTCTTCGCAGCAGTCTCGTTCGTCATCGTGGATACGATTCCCGACCTCGTCCTCAGACCGTACGTCTCCGGTCGGAGTCTCCACGTCGGTGCCGTGATGATTGCGTACACCTTCGGCCCGCTGATGTTCGGGTGGTACGGCATCTTCCTCATGCCGATGATTCTCGTGCTCCTCGTGAACTTCGCGCGACTCGTGCTTCCAGAGCTACTGGCTGGCAAGCCGATACGACCGTACACAGTCGACCCGGCGTATCTCGTCGATGGACCAGCGGCCAAACAAGACGGAAACGGTGTCGACACACAGGGTGATGCAGACCGCCCGGAGGGGCGACAAGAAGGGCAAGAAGACGAGTTCGACGTCCCACCGTTCCCGGAGCGAGACGGCGAGCGTCCGAGTCGGGACTCCCGGTCTCCGCCGGACGTTAGCCCCGACGGATGA
- a CDS encoding helix-turn-helix transcriptional regulator, with protein sequence MYDLTGFQRDLLYVIAGLDEPHGLAIKEELEAYYEKEIHHGRLYPNLDTLVEKGLVDKGQRDRRTNYYSLTRRGRREIKARDEWEAEYITEDFDA encoded by the coding sequence ATGTACGACCTGACAGGATTCCAGCGAGACCTTCTGTACGTCATCGCAGGGCTGGACGAACCACACGGACTCGCAATCAAAGAAGAACTCGAAGCGTATTACGAAAAAGAGATTCACCACGGTCGTCTCTACCCGAACCTCGACACGCTCGTCGAGAAAGGTCTCGTCGACAAGGGCCAGCGAGACCGACGAACCAACTACTACTCGTTGACGCGCCGCGGCCGCCGCGAAATCAAGGCACGCGACGAGTGGGAAGCAGAGTACATCACCGAAGATTTCGACGCCTGA